The Roseofilum reptotaenium CS-1145 genome has a window encoding:
- a CDS encoding hybrid sensor histidine kinase/response regulator: MTNLPSSSILVVDDNPTNLKVLFDVLQDCSYKVTIAKNGENALRKAQLTQPDLILLDVLMPGIDGFETCRRLKANEQTRSIPVIFMTALSETVNKVKGLKLGAIDYITKPFDHDEVLARIQVHLDLKAAQLKLIQEFGQSTLGQLVAGIAHEINNPVNFVYGNLDYATEYHQEIMHLLELYERHYPDPHPEIKEWESQIDLPFLKKDYFQLLDSMKIGAERIKGLVISLRIFSRLDQSEYKLANLHEGVESIFNLIEHRLQEKPYRPAITVVKNYADLPLIRCYPAQLNQVLMNLLINGIDAIDTKCSVEPQEEEKKNTRPQLKITTRLKEQENRRYAQIQIADNGGGISEAVQQRMFEQFFTTKKMGKGTGLGLAIARQIIEEKHHGTIAYHSELGKGTEFTLLIPYPEQV; this comes from the coding sequence ATGACAAACTTGCCATCTTCCTCAATCTTAGTCGTTGATGATAATCCGACTAATCTGAAAGTTTTATTTGATGTTTTACAAGACTGTAGTTATAAGGTAACCATTGCTAAAAATGGAGAAAATGCTCTCAGGAAAGCCCAGCTTACTCAACCCGATCTAATCTTATTAGATGTCCTAATGCCAGGAATCGATGGGTTTGAAACCTGTCGTCGCCTTAAAGCTAATGAGCAGACTCGAAGTATTCCTGTGATTTTCATGACTGCCCTTTCGGAAACCGTTAATAAGGTGAAAGGCTTGAAACTTGGAGCTATTGATTATATTACCAAACCCTTCGATCATGACGAAGTTTTAGCCCGAATTCAAGTACATCTCGATCTCAAAGCAGCCCAACTGAAATTAATTCAAGAATTTGGTCAATCTACCTTGGGGCAATTAGTTGCGGGTATTGCCCATGAAATTAATAATCCGGTTAACTTTGTCTACGGAAACCTGGACTACGCGACTGAATATCATCAAGAAATCATGCATCTTTTAGAGTTGTATGAAAGACACTATCCCGATCCCCATCCTGAAATTAAGGAGTGGGAGTCTCAAATTGATTTACCCTTCCTGAAAAAAGACTATTTTCAGTTATTAGATTCGATGAAAATAGGGGCAGAACGAATCAAAGGTCTGGTGATTTCCTTGCGGATATTTTCGAGGCTAGATCAATCGGAATACAAGCTTGCTAACTTGCATGAAGGGGTCGAAAGTATTTTTAATCTCATTGAACATCGATTACAAGAAAAACCGTATAGACCGGCGATTACAGTGGTAAAAAATTATGCTGATTTACCTCTGATTCGCTGTTATCCGGCTCAACTCAATCAAGTGCTGATGAATCTCTTAATTAATGGAATTGATGCCATTGATACTAAATGCTCCGTCGAGCCACAGGAGGAAGAAAAGAAGAATACAAGACCCCAATTGAAGATTACAACCCGTCTTAAAGAGCAAGAAAATAGACGGTATGCCCAGATTCAGATTGCCGATAATGGGGGGGGGATTTCAGAGGCAGTACAGCAACGGATGTTTGAGCAATTTTTTACGACGAAAAAGATGGGTAAAGGAACGGGTTTAGGATTAGCGATCGCCCGTCAAATTATTGAAGAAAAACATCACGGTACGATCGCTTATCACTCAGAACTGGGGAAAGGCACAGAGTTTACTCTCCTTATCCCCTATCCCGAGCAAGTTTAA
- a CDS encoding NAD(P)H-quinone oxidoreductase subunit 4 — protein MTDLPWLTIIILFPILASLLLPIIPDEDGKTVRWYSLIVGLIDFAFIIYAFCTGYDLNEPGLQLVEKYAWVPQIDLNWSVGADGLSMPLIILTGFITTLAMLAAWPVSMKPKLFYFLMLSMYGGQIAVFAVQDMLLFFLVWELELIPVYLLLSIWGGKKRLYAATKFILYTAGGSLFILLVALAMAFYGDTVTFDMQAIAAKDYALNLELFLYAGLFIAYAVKLPVFPLHTWLPDAHGEATAPVHMLLAGILLKMGGYALIRMNAGMLPDAHAVFAPILVILGVVNIVYAALTSFAQRNLKRKIAYSSISHMGFVLIGLGSFTNLGLSGAMLQMISHGLIGASLFFLVGATYDRTHTLMLDEMGGVGQKMRKMFAMWTACSMASLALPGMSGFVAELTIFIGFSTSDAYSSTFKVLVVFLAAVGVILTPIYLLSMLREICYGPENKELVEHEVLVDSEPREVFIIACLLVPIIGIGLYPKIVTQIYDPTTVEYTARLRNAVPTLVESSSVAFEGVPGHLAQGMTAPQI, from the coding sequence ATGACTGATTTACCTTGGTTAACCATCATTATTCTGTTTCCCATTTTGGCTTCTCTACTGCTGCCAATTATCCCAGACGAGGATGGGAAAACAGTACGCTGGTACTCTCTGATTGTTGGACTGATTGACTTTGCATTCATTATATATGCCTTCTGTACAGGCTATGACTTAAATGAGCCAGGCTTACAGTTAGTGGAAAAATATGCCTGGGTTCCTCAAATTGACCTCAATTGGTCGGTGGGTGCAGATGGTCTATCCATGCCCCTGATTATCCTCACCGGCTTTATCACTACCTTAGCCATGTTAGCGGCTTGGCCGGTGTCCATGAAGCCCAAACTCTTCTATTTCCTGATGTTGTCCATGTACGGTGGACAAATTGCCGTATTCGCGGTTCAGGATATGTTGCTCTTTTTCCTAGTGTGGGAATTAGAGTTAATCCCGGTTTACCTACTGCTCTCCATTTGGGGCGGTAAAAAACGGCTCTATGCAGCCACCAAGTTTATTCTCTATACCGCAGGGGGTTCCCTGTTTATTCTGCTGGTGGCCTTGGCGATGGCGTTTTATGGGGATACCGTTACGTTTGATATGCAGGCGATCGCCGCTAAGGACTATGCCCTAAACTTAGAATTGTTCCTCTATGCTGGCCTCTTCATTGCCTACGCTGTCAAACTTCCGGTTTTCCCCCTCCATACCTGGCTACCGGATGCTCACGGTGAGGCCACAGCTCCCGTACATATGTTACTGGCTGGTATCCTCTTGAAAATGGGAGGCTACGCCCTCATTCGCATGAATGCCGGCATGTTACCCGATGCTCACGCCGTCTTTGCTCCCATTTTGGTCATTCTAGGAGTCGTCAATATCGTTTATGCTGCCCTCACCTCCTTTGCCCAACGCAACCTGAAGCGCAAAATTGCCTACTCTTCCATCTCCCACATGGGGTTTGTTCTCATTGGCTTAGGTTCGTTTACCAACCTAGGACTGAGCGGCGCAATGCTCCAAATGATCTCCCACGGCTTAATTGGAGCCAGTCTCTTCTTTCTTGTAGGGGCAACCTATGACCGCACCCATACCCTCATGTTGGATGAAATGGGCGGAGTCGGTCAAAAGATGCGGAAGATGTTCGCCATGTGGACAGCTTGCTCCATGGCTTCTTTAGCCCTTCCCGGTATGAGTGGCTTTGTGGCTGAGTTAACCATCTTTATCGGCTTTAGTACCAGTGATGCCTACAGTTCCACGTTTAAGGTTCTCGTCGTTTTCCTCGCTGCTGTCGGTGTAATTTTGACTCCGATTTATCTGTTGTCCATGCTGCGGGAAATCTGCTATGGCCCTGAAAACAAGGAATTAGTTGAGCATGAGGTATTAGTCGATTCGGAGCCTCGCGAGGTATTTATCATTGCCTGCTTGCTGGTTCCCATTATCGGGATCGGACTCTATCCGAAAATTGTCACCCAGATTTACGATCCAACGACGGTAGAATATACAGCCAGATTACGCAATGCTGTTCCCACCTTAGTGGAATCTTCATCTGTGGCATTTGAAGGGGTTCCTGGTCACCTAGCTCAAGGGATGACAGCTCCTCAGATTTAA
- a CDS encoding CHAT domain-containing protein, which translates to MNWRSRVFRLLRINYCRPLTGLLVCTLEGGIGKPSFPVESSYNSPYSDRITVLSGLPTAKTVKADSPDSIFEQALEWYHQGTVVGFEQAIPLLKNAYQLYQEQGQVQQSALSGLLLGIVYKNLGQLEPSLEYVQQALAFYEQSTDPVGMADSLNQMGLIYQIQADMDAALNAYSLALQHYQQVEDRGGEAYTFNNIGVVYDLLGQYQQALDYYNRALPLWRDVEDGYGEAATLNNIGIIYDHLGDYDPSLHAYEQALLTYRTLEDRLGMARTLNNIGLYYDAVKLPQQALTYYERALPLWEQVGDRPGQASTLNNMGYVWADRGQWEKSLGYYEQALPLWEQVGDRKGKASTLNNLGYVYANQGKPEKALEHYQQALSLRQEIGDRPKEALSLYRIAQVQQEQGELEEALETLKPAIAIIEDMRINVASQELRTSFFASKQDYYEFYIDLLMQLHQKSPQHGYDAQALQVSEQSRARSLLDILAEAQGDVSAGVNPTLLEQKKSLQKQLSLQEERRIQILSRSHTEREAQVIEEKIKTLLDQYRAVQALIRVSSPRYAALTQPEPLTLEEIQTQVLDEDTLLLEYFLGKERSTLWLVSSTEIKSYELPGRETIEQSARKFRDALTIPTQRIRRNVMETTAIQLTEQILGPVAEELGNKRLAIASHGALQYMPFAALAVPGLQEYKPLIANHELVNLPSASTVAILRRETQGRKPAPKTLAVLADPVFGQNDGRVSTRGTSKAQPLPPDLERSARESGVLFDRLPYTHQEAESILALVPAPERLEGFGFSASRTLATSDELSQYQIIHFATHGLMNSTNPALSGLVFSLVNADGEPLNGFLRLHEIFNLNLPSELVVLSACETGLGQNIQGEGLIGLTRGFMYAGAPRLVVSLWSVDDQATAKLMIDFYQTLLAEGKSASQALREAQLKMWETSQWWQPYYWAAFTLQGEWNH; encoded by the coding sequence ATGAATTGGCGATCGCGCGTTTTTCGCTTATTGCGAATTAATTATTGCCGACCCTTAACAGGTCTGCTTGTATGCACCCTTGAGGGAGGAATCGGGAAACCCTCGTTTCCTGTCGAGTCTAGCTACAATTCACCCTACTCCGATCGGATTACCGTGTTATCTGGGTTACCGACAGCCAAAACGGTTAAGGCCGATTCCCCAGACTCCATTTTTGAACAGGCTCTGGAATGGTATCACCAAGGTACAGTAGTAGGGTTTGAGCAAGCAATTCCCCTTTTAAAAAACGCCTACCAATTGTATCAAGAACAGGGCCAAGTGCAACAATCAGCGTTAAGTGGTTTACTTTTAGGGATTGTTTATAAAAATTTAGGACAATTAGAGCCTTCTTTAGAGTATGTGCAACAGGCATTAGCGTTTTATGAACAAAGTACCGATCCGGTGGGGATGGCTGATAGTTTGAACCAAATGGGTTTAATTTATCAAATCCAGGCGGATATGGATGCAGCGCTCAACGCCTATAGTCTGGCTCTACAGCACTATCAACAGGTTGAAGACCGGGGGGGAGAAGCCTATACATTTAATAATATAGGTGTGGTGTACGATCTCCTCGGTCAATATCAGCAAGCCCTAGATTACTATAACCGCGCTCTACCCCTCTGGCGCGACGTGGAAGATGGCTATGGGGAAGCGGCAACCTTGAATAATATCGGTATTATTTACGATCATTTGGGGGATTATGACCCGTCTTTGCACGCTTATGAACAGGCATTGCTAACCTATCGCACTCTTGAGGATCGGTTGGGGATGGCACGGACGTTGAATAATATTGGCTTGTATTATGATGCGGTCAAGTTACCCCAACAAGCACTGACCTATTATGAACGGGCACTACCGTTGTGGGAGCAAGTCGGCGATCGCCCCGGTCAAGCGAGTACCCTCAATAATATGGGCTATGTGTGGGCAGATCGAGGTCAGTGGGAGAAATCTCTGGGTTATTATGAACAAGCGCTACCGTTGTGGGAGCAAGTGGGCGATCGCAAAGGAAAGGCGAGTACCTTAAATAATCTGGGTTATGTCTATGCGAACCAAGGCAAACCGGAAAAGGCACTAGAGCATTATCAACAGGCGTTAAGCCTTCGGCAAGAAATTGGCGATCGCCCCAAAGAAGCTCTGAGTTTGTATCGTATCGCCCAAGTGCAACAGGAACAAGGGGAGTTAGAAGAAGCACTCGAAACCCTGAAACCGGCGATCGCCATTATCGAAGATATGCGGATTAACGTTGCCAGTCAAGAGTTACGCACCAGCTTTTTTGCCTCCAAACAGGACTATTACGAATTTTACATCGATTTACTGATGCAACTGCACCAGAAATCGCCCCAACACGGCTATGATGCCCAAGCCTTGCAAGTGAGCGAACAATCTAGAGCCAGGTCATTGTTAGATATCCTCGCAGAAGCTCAAGGAGATGTGAGTGCGGGCGTTAATCCCACTCTCCTCGAGCAGAAAAAAAGCCTGCAAAAACAACTGAGTCTTCAAGAAGAGCGCCGAATTCAGATCCTCAGCCGCTCCCATACTGAACGGGAAGCCCAGGTGATTGAAGAAAAAATTAAAACTCTTCTCGATCAATACCGAGCCGTACAAGCCCTGATTCGCGTCTCTAGTCCCCGCTACGCCGCCCTCACCCAACCCGAACCCCTCACCCTAGAGGAGATCCAAACCCAGGTTCTAGACGAGGATACCTTGCTCTTAGAATACTTTTTGGGGAAGGAGCGCAGCACCTTATGGCTCGTCAGTTCTACGGAGATTAAGAGCTATGAATTGCCTGGGCGAGAAACGATAGAACAGAGTGCCCGTAAATTTCGAGATGCGCTCACCATTCCCACCCAAAGGATACGCCGTAATGTGATGGAAACGACTGCTATCCAGCTCACTGAGCAGATTTTAGGGCCAGTAGCCGAGGAGTTGGGGAATAAGCGATTGGCGATCGCCAGCCATGGAGCCTTACAATATATGCCTTTTGCTGCTCTTGCGGTTCCGGGTTTACAGGAATATAAGCCCCTAATTGCCAATCATGAACTGGTTAATCTGCCCTCTGCGTCTACAGTAGCGATTTTGCGACGGGAAACCCAAGGACGCAAACCTGCCCCCAAAACTCTAGCTGTGCTTGCCGATCCCGTGTTTGGACAAAATGATGGACGAGTGAGTACTAGAGGAACCAGCAAAGCACAACCCCTACCGCCAGATTTGGAGCGATCGGCGAGGGAATCCGGTGTTTTATTTGACCGATTACCTTACACTCACCAGGAAGCCGAAAGTATTTTAGCCCTTGTTCCTGCTCCAGAGCGTCTTGAAGGCTTTGGATTTAGTGCCAGTCGAACATTAGCGACCAGTGACGAACTCTCCCAATATCAGATTATCCATTTTGCCACCCACGGCTTAATGAATAGCACGAATCCTGCCTTATCTGGACTAGTTTTTTCCTTAGTCAATGCTGATGGCGAACCCTTAAATGGTTTCTTAAGACTCCATGAAATTTTCAACTTAAACCTGCCCAGTGAGTTGGTGGTTTTAAGTGCTTGCGAAACGGGTTTAGGACAAAATATTCAAGGAGAAGGTTTAATTGGCTTAACACGCGGGTTTATGTATGCAGGAGCGCCCCGTTTAGTCGTCAGTTTGTGGAGTGTAGATGATCAAGCTACTGCCAAATTAATGATTGATTTTTACCAAACCTTATTAGCAGAAGGCAAATCTGCTAGCCAGGCATTGCGCGAAGCCCAATTAAAAATGTGGGAAACCTCCCAATGGTGGCAACCCTATTATTGGGCAGCATTTACATTGCAGGGAGAATGGAATCATTGA
- a CDS encoding MASE1 domain-containing protein, whose amino-acid sequence MYDRIRKIRKKSQKIHTVIGIILVALTYCIFVLIAQQTAAVSDDFTLIWPSAGVATAAVYILGNWMVLGVFLGTSLTDIASWMSHVDTLTFREISLYCILWSGVALNPWVGVSLLRKTLRNRHPFYRIGDVLKFLTLAGMLSSLVSTTLGVTSLYWQQKVPGEIYREVFFSWWMTEVAGVFVVTPLFLCLAHSIELNQQTIKKWVQIRNIDRFKREICQLLERANSRVILEGFILFLSIAWVSHISFWGGYPIEYVLIPLLVWCVFRFGQLATTFLIVLVSANAVMGTAQGLGVFARANANESLILLQSFITVIVFTLLVLMAAIAERTQAEDQLHLALDRLAQTNEALEDRVKERTAELEVAKEKAEVANQAKSTFIANMSHELRSPLNGILGYAQILQRDRETAPKQKDGLTVIYQCGSHLLTLINDILDLSKIEAQKLELYPIDFNFQQFLQSVVDICRIRAEQKEIGFLYYPSSFLPLAIHADDKRLRQVLINLLGNAVKFTDSGQVTFTVTRISRSDLGTSQPMHRIRFEIEDTGVGMNPEQLEKIFLAFEQVGDRTRQDEGTGLGLAITRQLVEMMGGTIQVESTPGKGSRFWLDLELLEAHELKILGETHSQIFPSGYSLRSGEASSLPLKLLIVDDRPENRLVLLDWLKPLGFAIVEAENGQQGWEKALESPPNLIITDLAMPIVDGFEMTKQFRASATLNQIPIIASSASVFNFDRQQSQAAGCDNFLPKPVQPEELFEQLQQYLTIEWKYDQQDPVNTPEDNGDNWSVPPYHELVSLHNASLEGYIAGIEAEAMRIKTLSPEYQAFADYILQLAKDFDDEKILKILDSYQSDV is encoded by the coding sequence TGGCCCTCAGCGGGTGTGGCCACGGCGGCAGTTTATATCCTCGGCAATTGGATGGTTCTCGGAGTCTTTTTAGGGACATCCTTGACTGATATCGCATCTTGGATGTCTCATGTAGACACCCTGACATTTAGAGAAATTTCCTTATACTGTATTCTCTGGTCTGGGGTTGCCTTAAATCCTTGGGTAGGTGTTTCATTATTGCGGAAGACCCTGAGAAATCGCCATCCCTTCTATCGAATCGGAGATGTTTTAAAATTTTTGACATTAGCAGGTATGTTGTCATCGCTAGTGAGTACAACCCTAGGGGTAACTTCTCTTTATTGGCAACAAAAAGTCCCGGGTGAGATTTATCGAGAAGTCTTTTTTTCCTGGTGGATGACCGAAGTTGCGGGTGTATTTGTTGTCACTCCATTATTCTTATGTTTAGCCCATTCGATTGAGCTTAACCAACAGACCATAAAAAAATGGGTACAGATTCGCAATATTGATCGGTTTAAGAGAGAAATCTGTCAACTTTTAGAGCGGGCGAATTCTAGAGTGATTCTGGAAGGATTTATTTTGTTTTTGTCGATCGCCTGGGTAAGTCACATCAGCTTTTGGGGAGGGTATCCCATTGAATATGTGCTGATTCCGTTGCTGGTATGGTGTGTGTTTCGCTTTGGACAACTGGCAACCACGTTTTTAATCGTTCTGGTTTCTGCAAATGCAGTCATGGGAACAGCACAAGGGTTAGGTGTATTTGCACGAGCAAATGCAAATGAATCCCTGATTTTATTACAATCGTTTATTACTGTCATTGTCTTTACGTTATTAGTCTTAATGGCAGCGATCGCCGAACGCACCCAAGCCGAAGATCAACTCCACTTAGCCCTCGATCGCCTCGCTCAAACGAATGAAGCCCTAGAAGATCGGGTCAAAGAACGTACCGCCGAGCTAGAAGTAGCCAAGGAAAAAGCAGAAGTAGCAAACCAAGCCAAAAGCACGTTTATTGCCAACATGAGTCATGAATTGCGCTCTCCCCTGAATGGGATTCTTGGATATGCCCAGATTCTGCAACGCGATCGCGAAACTGCCCCCAAACAAAAAGACGGACTAACCGTCATTTACCAATGTGGTTCCCATCTATTAACCCTAATTAACGATATCTTAGACCTATCTAAAATCGAAGCTCAAAAGCTAGAACTCTATCCTATTGATTTTAATTTTCAGCAATTCCTGCAAAGTGTGGTAGACATTTGTCGCATTAGAGCTGAACAAAAAGAAATAGGATTTCTCTATTACCCTTCTTCCTTCTTACCTCTAGCCATTCATGCCGATGACAAACGCTTGCGTCAAGTGCTGATTAATCTCCTGGGCAATGCAGTTAAATTTACCGATTCCGGACAAGTCACATTTACCGTCACGAGGATATCCAGAAGCGATTTGGGAACTTCCCAACCGATGCATCGAATTCGGTTTGAGATAGAAGATACGGGAGTAGGGATGAACCCCGAACAACTGGAAAAAATATTTCTGGCTTTTGAGCAAGTAGGCGATCGCACCCGTCAAGATGAAGGAACCGGATTGGGATTAGCCATTACCCGCCAACTGGTAGAGATGATGGGAGGAACGATTCAAGTCGAAAGTACTCCCGGAAAAGGCAGTCGCTTCTGGTTGGATTTAGAACTCCTGGAAGCCCATGAGTTGAAAATTTTGGGGGAAACCCACTCCCAAATTTTTCCTTCTGGGTATTCTCTACGCTCTGGAGAAGCGAGTTCTCTCCCGCTAAAGTTGCTCATTGTGGACGATCGCCCAGAAAATCGTCTAGTCTTGCTCGATTGGTTGAAACCCCTTGGTTTTGCGATCGTTGAAGCTGAAAATGGTCAACAAGGCTGGGAAAAAGCTCTAGAATCTCCACCCAATTTAATCATTACCGATCTAGCCATGCCGATTGTGGATGGCTTTGAAATGACCAAACAATTCCGAGCCTCCGCAACCTTAAATCAAATTCCCATTATTGCCTCTTCTGCCAGTGTATTTAACTTTGATCGCCAACAAAGTCAAGCTGCTGGATGTGATAACTTTTTACCTAAACCCGTACAGCCCGAAGAATTGTTCGAGCAATTACAGCAATACTTAACTATTGAATGGAAATATGACCAGCAAGACCCCGTAAATACTCCTGAGGATAATGGAGATAATTGGAGTGTACCACCCTATCATGAACTCGTTAGCCTGCATAATGCAAGTCTCGAAGGGTATATTGCTGGGATTGAAGCAGAAGCAATGCGGATTAAAACGCTATCCCCTGAATATCAGGCTTTTGCCGACTATATTTTACAGTTGGCTAAAGATTTTGATGACGAAAAGATTTTAAAAATTCTAGACTCTTATCAATCGGACGTTTAA
- a CDS encoding FecR family protein: MTVLSSGLWTQHSSASSAEPTDRTSVTLRPESTVEYNHNLSTREEALNSPISSPVAQAPTMRSVTIEEIKGTVWFNDRPARIGDQLLTSEDQIVTGKNSTARLRIDSQVGVVELAPQTTFQVETLEGGNPPITGFYIPLGRARFSIAAWVSNPDRLLGQNLEQITGLKSLDIPLNIAQSTATENAPVRVRTPAGVAGVRGTSFGVNVGPDGKTGISTIDGIVGVFSQGQEVLVNPGFYAVINPGEPPTVEEITPALSTLRIRSISPAGNGAVIVAQADPMDLVYVNNRAVPTDAEGKFRIRVHSGDRVRIVLRGPSVRERRYLLNVDIRD, encoded by the coding sequence TTGACGGTTCTGAGTTCCGGGTTGTGGACCCAACACAGCTCGGCCAGTTCCGCAGAACCCACCGATCGAACTTCGGTGACGTTGCGCCCTGAATCTACTGTAGAGTATAACCACAATTTATCTACAAGAGAAGAAGCTTTAAATTCCCCCATCAGTTCTCCCGTGGCGCAAGCCCCTACAATGCGATCGGTGACGATTGAAGAAATTAAGGGAACCGTTTGGTTTAACGATCGGCCAGCTCGTATTGGGGATCAATTACTCACTTCAGAAGATCAGATCGTTACTGGAAAAAATTCCACGGCTAGACTACGCATTGATAGCCAAGTTGGGGTGGTTGAATTAGCTCCACAAACCACGTTTCAAGTCGAGACCCTCGAAGGAGGAAATCCCCCGATTACAGGATTTTATATTCCTCTAGGACGAGCGCGGTTTTCCATTGCCGCATGGGTCAGTAATCCGGATCGTTTATTAGGACAAAATTTGGAGCAAATTACTGGATTAAAAAGTCTCGATATTCCTTTGAATATTGCCCAATCAACGGCAACGGAAAATGCACCCGTGCGGGTGAGGACTCCGGCTGGGGTTGCCGGAGTGCGAGGCACCTCTTTTGGAGTCAATGTCGGCCCAGATGGAAAAACAGGCATTTCTACGATTGACGGTATCGTCGGAGTCTTCAGTCAAGGTCAAGAAGTCTTGGTCAATCCTGGATTTTATGCGGTGATTAATCCAGGTGAACCCCCAACTGTAGAAGAAATCACTCCAGCCCTCTCAACGTTAAGGATTCGGAGTATCTCACCGGCTGGAAATGGAGCTGTGATTGTGGCCCAAGCTGATCCGATGGATCTGGTGTATGTCAATAACCGGGCAGTACCGACGGATGCTGAAGGCAAGTTTAGGATTCGGGTTCATTCTGGCGATCGCGTCCGGATTGTTCTGCGCGGTCCCTCTGTGCGCGAACGGCGCTATCTCTTGAATGTGGATATCAGAGATTAA